A region from the Medicago truncatula cultivar Jemalong A17 chromosome 6, MtrunA17r5.0-ANR, whole genome shotgun sequence genome encodes:
- the LOC120575965 gene encoding uncharacterized protein: MVGSTPKSFAEMVGMGVQLEEGVREGRLVKNTPPASGTKKTGNHFPRKKEQEVELLPGLLKKNLVQTRTAPPIPEKLPSWYRLDQTCDFHEGGRGHNIETCYAFKSTVQRLINDGKITFTDSAPNIQTNPLPNHGAATVNMIEDCQKTRPILNVQHIRTPLVPLHAKLCKIDLFEHNHDLCEICLVNSGGCQKVRNDIQGLLDRGELVVERKCDDVCVITPEGPLEVFYDSRKSTITPLVICLPGPLPYVSEKAVPYKYNATMIEEGREVPIPPLSSVDNIVEDSRVLRNGRVVPIVFPRRIDATVNKEVRTKDADVAKEVDQPKEAGTSAEFDEILKLIKKSEYRVVDQLMQTPSKISIMSLLLNSEAHKDALMKVLEQAFVDYDVTVGQFGGIVGNITACNNLSFSDEELPAEGRNHNRALHISVNCKTDALSNVLVDTGSSLNVLSKTTYTQLAYQGAPLRRSGVMVKAFDGSRKDVLGEVVLPITVGPQVFQVNFQVMDIQASYSCLLGRPWIHEAGAVTSTLHQKLKFVKNGKLVTVNGEEALLVSHLSSFSFIGADDVEGTPFQGFTIEDKNTKKNEASISSLKDAQKVIQAGGSTSWGKLIELPENKHREGLGFFPSTSLSTAKKGTFHSSGFIHAIIEDDPESVPRGFITPGVSSHNWVAVDVPFVAHLLEIDEPVEQHNPMISPNFEFPVYEAEEEENEEIPDEISRLLEQEKKTIQPYGDELEVINLGTKEDKKEIKVGASLETSVKKQVIELLKEYVDVFAWSYQDMPGLDTDIVVHHLPLKPECPPVKQKLRRTRPDMALKIKEEVQKQIDAGFLITSNYPQWLANIVPVPEKDGKVRMCVDYRDLNKASPKDDFPLPHIDVLVDSTAKSKVFSFMDGFSGYNQIKMAPEDREKTSFITPWGTFCYKVMPFGLINAGATYQRGMTTLFHDMIHKEIEVYVDDMIVKSITEEDHVKYLQKMFQRLRKYKLRLNPNKCTFGVRSGKLLGFIVSQKGIEVDPDKVKAIREMPAPRTEKEVRGFLGRLNYISRFISHMTATCGPIFKLLRKEQGIVWTEDCQKAFDSIKKYLLEPPILIPPVEGRSLIMYLTVLENSMGCVLGQQDETGRKEHAIYYLSKKFTECESRYSMLEKTCCALAWAAKRLRHYMINHTTWLVSKMDPIKYIFEKPALTGRIARWQMLLSEYDIEYRSQKAIKGSILADHLAHQPLEDYRPIKFDFPDEEIMYLKMKDCDEPLFGEGPDPDSVWGLIFDGAVNVYGNGIGAVLLTPKGAHIPFTARLRFDCTNNIAEYEACIMGIEEAIDLRIKNIEIYGDSALVINQIKGKWETLHAGLIPYRDYARRLLTFFNKVELHHIPRDENQMADALATLSSMIKVNHHNDVPLISVKFLDRPAYVFAAEAVFDDKPWFHDIKVFLQTREYPPGASNKDKKTLRRLSSNFFLNGDILYKRNFDTVLLRCVDKYEADLLIHEIHEGSFGIHPNGHTMAKKILRAGYYWMTMESDCYKHTRKCHKCQIYADKIHVPPTTLNLLSSPWPFSMWGIDMIGRIEPKASNGHRFILVAIDYFTKWVEAASYANVTKQVVVKFIKNHIICRYGIPNRIITDNGTNLNNKMMKELCDDFKIEHHNSSPYRPQMNGAVEAANKNIKRIVQKMVVTYKDWHEMLPFALHGYRTSVRTSTGAIPFSLVYGMEAVLPVEVEIPSLRVLLEADLSEAEWVQNRYDQLNLIEEKRMTALCHGQLYQKRMKQAFDKKVRPRELKEGDLVLKKIFSFQPDSRGKWAPNYEGPYVVKRAFSGGAMTLQTMDGEELPRPVNTDAVKKYFV, from the exons CTTGTCCAAACTAGAACAGCTCCTCCTATCCCAGAAAAACTACCCTCTTGGTATAGACTTGACCAAACTTGTGACTTCCATGAAGGGGGCCGTGGCCATAACATTGAAACTTGTTATGCCTTTAAAAGCACAGTGCAGAGGTTGATCAATGACGGAAAAATAACTTTCACAGACTCGGCGCCAAATATTCAAACAAACCCATTGCCAAATCATGGTGCCGCAACGGTCAACATGATCGAAGATTGTCAAAAGACTCGTCCCATTCTGAATGTTCAACATATTAGGACACCCTTGGTCCCGTTACATGCCAAGTTATGCAAAATTGACCTTTTTGAGCATAATCATGATCTCTGTGAAATATGCCTTGTGAATTCCGGAGGGTGTCAGAAAGTAAGAAATGATATTCAAGGGCTTCTAGACCGAGGAGAGCTTGTGGTCGAAAGGAAGTGTGATGATGTGTGTGTAATAACTCCCGAAGGGCCTTTAGAGGTATTTTATGACAGTCGAAAGTCAACCATCACCCCTCTGGTAATCTGCTTACCAGGTCCACTGCCATATGTTTCTGAAAAAGCcgttccatacaaatacaatgccacCATGATTGAAGAGGGTCGCGAGGTTCCAATACCGCCTCTGTCCAGTGTGGATAATATTGTTGAAGACAGCAGAGTTTTGAGAAATGGGCGCGTTGTCCCCATAGTGTTCCCAAGGAGGATTGATGCTACAGTAAACAAGGAGGTTCGGACTAAAGATGCTGATGTCGCCAAAGAAGTGGATCAACCCAAAGAGGCTGGTACAAGTGCAGAGTTCGATGAGATTCTCAAGTTAATAAAGAAGAGCGAGTACAGGGTTGTTGACCAACTAATGCAGACTCCATCCAAAATATCCATAATGTCTTTATTACTAAATTCTGAGGCCCATAAAGATGCATTAATGAAGGTCTTAGAACAAGCTTTTGTGGATTATGACGTAACGGTGGGTCAGTTTGGCGGAATAGTAGGGAACATCACTGCATGCAACAACTTgagtttcagtgatgaagagcTCCCAGCAGAAGGAAGAAACCATAATCGGGCGCTGCATATATCTGTGAACTGTAAAACTGATGCTTTGTCAAATGTGCTGGTGGATACTGGATCATCTTTGAATGTGTtgtccaaaacaacttatacccAGCTCGCTTACCAAGGCGCACCTTTGAGACGAAGTGGGGTAATGGTGAAAGCTTTTGATGGCTCGAGGAAGGATGTCCTTGGAGAGGTGGTTCTACCCATCACAGTTGGGCCACAAGTTTTCCAAGTTAATTTTCAAGTCATGGACATTCAAGCTTCGTATAGTTGCCTACTGGGTCGACCCTGGATTCACGAGGCAGGGGCTGTCACATCCACGCTGCATCAAAAGCTgaagtttgtgaagaatggGAAGCTAGTAACTGTAAACGGTGAAGAGGCTTTATTGGTAAGTCATTtgtcatctttctctttcattgggGCGGACGATGTCGAAGGGACACCTTTTCAAGGGTTTACTATAGAAGATAAGAATACCAAGAAGAATGAAGCCTCTATCTCGTCTctgaaagatgctcagaaggtcATACAAGCAGGAGGGTCCACAAGCTGGGGAAAGCTAATAGAGCTTCCAGAAAACAAGCACCGAGAAGGTTTGGGTTTCTTCCCATCTACTAGTCTGTCCACAGCAAAGAAGGGCACTTTCCACAGTTCGGGCTTTATCCACGCAATCATTGAAGATGATCCTGAAAGTGTGCCACGAGGTTTTATAACGCCAGGAGTATCCAGCCACAATTGGGTTGCCGTAGATGTTCCTTTTGTTGCTCACTT ATTAGAAATCGACGAACCCGTTGAACAACATAACCCTATgatctctcccaactttgagttccctgtgtatgaggcggaggaagaagagaatgaagagaTCCCTGACGAAATCTCTCGACTACTCGAACAAGAGAAGAAGACCATTCAGCCTTATGGGGACGAACTAGAAGTGATTAATTTGGGCACCAaagaagacaagaaagaaatcaaggttGGGGCATCGCTCGAAACAAGTGTTAAAAAGCAAGTGATAGAGCTCCTCaaagaatatgttgatgtgtttgCCTGGTCCTACCAAGATATGCCGGGTCTAGACACTGATATTGTGGTACATCACCTACCTTTGAAACCTGAATGTCCGCCAGTCAAACAAAAATTGAGAAGAACACGTCCTGACATGGCtctcaaaatcaaagaagaggTACAGAAGCAGATCGACGCTGGTTTCCTCATCACATCAAATTACCCCCAGTGGTTAGCTAACATAGTGCCTGTTCCAGAGAAAGATGGTaaggtcagaatgtgtgttgactacCGTGATTTAAACAAAGCTAGCCCGAAAGACGACTTTCCTTTACCTCATATTGACGTGTTGGTTGACAGTACTGCAAAGTCTAAAGTCTTCTCATTCATGGATGGattctccggttataatcaaatcaagatggcacccgaagatagagagaaaacatcatttattaCACCTTGGGGCACTTTCTGTTACAAAGTAATGCCATTCGGTTTAATCAATGCAGGAGCTACTTATCAGAGGGGTATGACTACTCTTTTCCACGATATGATACATAAAGAGATTGAGgtctatgtggatgatatgatagtCAAGTCGATTACTGAAGAAGACCATGTCAAGTATCTACAGAAGATGTTCCAGCGCCTGAGGAAGTACAAACTTCGTCTAAATCCCAACAAATGCACTTTTGGTGTCAGATCCGGAAAGCTTCTAGGCTTCATCGTCAGCCAGAAAGGCATCGAGGTAGATCCTGACAAAGTTAAAGCCATCAGAGAGATGCCTGCTCCGAGAACAGAAAAAGAAGTAAGGGGTTTTCTTGGACGACTAAATTACATCTCCCGGTTCATTTCCCATATGACTGCAACTTGTGGGCCGATATTCAAACTACTCCGCAAAGAACAAGGTATTGTGTGGACCGAAGATTGCCAGAAGGCTTTTGACAGCATAAAGAAGTACTTGCTAGAACCACCGATTCTCATCCCTCCAGTTGAAGGAAGATCTTTGATCATGTACCTAACAGTGTTAGAAAATTCCATGGGTTGTGTGCTCggacaacaagatgaaaccggaagaAAAGAGCAcgccatttattatttaagcaaGAAGTTTACTGAATGTGAATCTCGCTACTCCATGCTCGAGAAGACATGTTGTGCTCTAgcctgggctgccaaacgcctccGTCATTATATGATCAATCACACTACTTGGCTGGTATCTAAAATGGATCCaatcaagtacatatttgagaagccCGCTTTGACAGGGAGGATTGCACGGTGGCAGATGCTACTGTCCGAATATGATATCGAGTACCGTTCCCAGAAGGCAATTAAAGGCAGTATTCTTGCTGATCACTTGGCTCACCAACCACTTGAAGACTACCGACCTATCAAGTTTGACTTCCCTGATGAAGAAATTATGTATCTAAAGATGAAAGATTGTGACGAGCCACTATTCGGAGAAGGTCCTGATCCAGATTCAGTAtggggtttgatatttgatggggcTGTCAATGTATACGGCAACGGCATAGGGGCAGTACTCCTTACTCCTAAAGGTGCTCACATCCCTTTCACAGCAAGACTCCGGTTTGACTGCACGAACAACATCGCTGAATATGAAGCCTGCATCATGggtattgaagaagccattgatctGAGAATCAAGAACATCGAAATATATGGAGATTCAGCTCTTGTAATCaaccagatcaaaggaaaatgggaaACTCTTCACGCAGGATTAATACCTTATCGAGACTATGCAAGACGTTTATTGACCTTCTTCAACAAAGTGGAATTACATCATATTCCTCGGGATGAGAATCAGATGGCGGATGCCTTGGCTACTTTGTCTTCAATGATCAAGGTGAATCATCACAATGACGTGCCACTAATCAGTGTCAAATTCCTTGATAGACCCGCTTATGTGTTTGCCGCTGAAGCAGTTTTCGACGATAAACCTTGGTTCCATGATATTAAGGTGTTTCTCCAAACTCGAGAGTATCCTCCTGGAGcatccaacaaagataagaaGACTCTCAGAAGATTATCTAGTAATTTCTTCCTGAATGGGGATatcttgtacaaaagaaactttgaCACGGTCTTGCTCAGATGTGTAGACAAATATGAAGCTGATTTATTGATACATGAAATACACGAAGGATCCTTCGGAATTCATCCTAATGGGCACACAATGGCTAAAAAGATATTGCGAGCAGGCTACTACTGGATGACAATGGAATCAGATTGCTACAAGCATACCAGAAAGTGTCACAAGTGTCAGATATACGCCGACAAGATTCATGTGCCGCCAACTACGCTCAATTTACTTTCTTCTCCGTGGCctttctctatgtggggcattgacatgatcgGAAGGATTGAGCCCAAAGCTTCAAATGGACACCGTTTTATCTTAGTGGCTATTGACTACTTCACTAAGTGGGTTGAGGCCGCATCGTATGCTAATGTGACCAAACAAGTGGTggtcaaatttatcaagaatcatATCATTTGTCGTTATGGCATCCCCAACCGGATCATCACCGACAACGGAACAAATCTAAAcaacaagatgatgaaagaattgtgTGATGATTTCAAGATCGAGCACCATAACTCTTCACCTTACAGACCTCAAATGAATGGTGCTGTCGAAGCTGCGAACAAGAATATAAAgaggattgtccagaagatggtggtgACTTATAAAGATTGGCATGAAATGCTTCCCTTTGCATTACATGGATATCGTACTTCTGTACGCACATCAACAGGGGCAATTCCTTTTTCCCTGGTATATGGCATGGAGGCAGTACTCCCTGTAGAAGTCGAAATTCCATCATTGAGAGTCTTATTGGAGGCTGACTTATCGGAAGCTGAATGGGTTCAGAATAGATACGACCAGTTGAATCTAATTGAAGAAAAGCGCATGACAGCCCTATGTCACGgacaattatatcaaaaaaggatgaagcaggcctttgacaagaaagttcgtccccgtgagcttaaagAAGGTGATCTCGTGCTCAAAAAGATTTTCTCTTTCCAACCAGACTCCCGAGGCAAGTGGGCTCCTAATTATGAAGGTCCATATGTTGTTAAAAGAGCCTTCTCAGGTGGTGCCATGACTCTACAAACCATGGACGGTGAAGAACTTCCACGACCTGTGAACAcagatgcagtcaagaaatactttgtctaa
- the LOC25495719 gene encoding hydroquinone glucosyltransferase has translation MSNSITCMEKKTCIAMVPSPGLSHLIPLVEFAKLLLQNHNEYHITFLIPTLGPLTPSMQSILNTLPPNMNFIVLPQVNIEDLPHNLDPATQMKLIVKHSIPFLYEEVKSLLSKTRLVALVFSMFSTDAHDVAKHFNLLSYLFFSSGAVLFSLFLTIPNLDEAASTQFLGSSYETVNIPGFSIPLHIKELPDPFICERSSDAYKSILDVCQKLSLFDGVIMNTFTDLEPEVIRVLQDREKPSVYPVGPMIRNESNNEANMSMCLRWLENQQPSSVLFVSFGSGGTLSQDQLNELAFGLELSGHKFLWVVRAPSKNSSSAYFSGQNNDPLEYLPNGFLERTKENGLVVASWAPQVEILGHGSIGGFLSHCGWSSTLESVVNGVPLIAWPLFAEQRMNAKLLTDVLKVAVRPKVDDETGIIKQEEVAKAIKRIMKGDESFEIRKKIKELSVGAATVLSEHGSSRKALSSLALKWQQYTC, from the coding sequence ATGTCAAATTCAATTACATGCATGGAGAAAAAGACATGCATTGCTATGGTTCCTTCACCTGGATTGAGCCATTTGATTCCACTAGTTGAGTTTGCTAAACTATTACTCCAAAATCACAATGAATACCATATCACATTCCTCATTCCCACACTTGGTCCACTAACTCCTTCCATGCAATCCATCTTGAACACTCTTCCACCAAACATGAACTTCATTGTTCTTCCCCAAGTCAACATTGAAGACCTTCCACATAATCTTGATCCTGCAACACAGATGAAACTCATAGTGAAACACTCTATTCCATTTCTTTATGAAGAAGTAAAATCACTCCTTTCAAAAACTCGCCTAGTTGCTTTAGTTTTCAGCATGTTTTCAACCGATGCACATGATGTTGCGAAACATTTCAACCTTTTATCataccttttcttttcctcagGAGCTGTTTTATTCTCTTTATTTCTCACTATTCCAAACCTTGATGAAGCTGCATCAACTCAGTTCTTAGGATCAAGTTATGAAACAGTAAATATTCCTGGTTTTTCTATTCCTCTCCATATCAAAGAGCTTCCCGACCCGTTTATCTGTGAAAGATCAAGTGATGCCTACAAATCAATTCTTGATGTGTGTCAAAAATTATCATTGTTTGATGGTGTTATTATGAATACTTTCACTGATTTGGAACCGGAAGTCATAAGGGTTCTTCAAGATAGAGAGAAACCTAGTGTTTATCCGGTTGGACCTATGATTAGGAATGAGTCAAATAATGAAGCAAACATGTCAATGTGTTTAAGGTGGTTGGAAAATCAACAACCAAGTTCTGTTCTTTTTGTCTCTTTTGGAAGTGGTGGAACACTCTCTCAAGATCAACTCAACGAGTTAGCTTTTGGTCTAGAATTGAGTGGTCACAAATTCTTGTGGGTTGTGAGAGCTCCAAGTAAAAATTCTAGTTCTGCCTATTTTAGTGGACAAAACAATGATCCATTAGAGTATTTACCAAATGGTTTTTTggaaagaacaaaagaaaatggACTAGTAGTTGCATCATGGGCACCACAAGTTGAGATTCTTGGTCATGGATCAATTGGTGGGTTTTTAAGTCATTGTGGTTGGAGTTCAACTTTGGAGAGTGTGGTTAACGGCGTGCCGTTGATTGCATGGCCATTGTTTGCAGAGCAAAGGATGAATGCAAAATTACTCACTGATGTACTCAAAGTGGCAGTGAGGCCAAAGGTTGATGATGAAACTGGGATTATAAAACAAGAGGAAGTTGCCAAAGCTATAAAAAGAATCATGAAAGGAGATGAAAGCTTtgaaattagaaagaaaatcaaagaattgaGTGTTGGTGCTGCTACTGTGCTAAGTGAGCATGGTTCTTCTAGGAAAGCACTTTCTTCTCTAGCCTTAAAGTGGCAACAATATACATGTTGA
- the LOC11413011 gene encoding (+)-cis,trans-nepetalactol synthase NEPS2 has translation MAEAMSRNSSNLRLSGKIAIITGGASGIGEATAHVFANEGASHVVIADIQDELGNQVATSIGNQRCTYIHCDVADEDQVKNLIQSTVNTYGQVDIMFTNAGIFSPTDQTVLKLDMSQLDRLFTINVRGMALCVKHAAHAMVEGRIRGSIVCTGSVHSSHGFLRSTDYTMSKHAVLGLMRAASVQLAAHGIRVNCVSPNGLATPLTCKLLGVSKEKAQETYKGYARLEGVVLTPKHVADVVLFLASNDAEFVTGLDLSVDGGFAYGK, from the exons ATGGCAGAAGCTATGTCCAGAAACTCCTCTAATCTCAGGTTATCAGGCAAAATAGCCATCATCACAGGAGGTGCCAGTGGCATCGGTGAAGCCACGGCGCATGTCTTTGCTAACGAAGGCGCCAGCCATGTTGTGATTGCTGATATCCAAGATGAACTTGGCAATCAAGTAGCTACGTCCATCGGCAACCAAAGGTGCACCTACATCCACTGCGATGTAGCAGACGAAGATCAAGTCAAAAATCTCATTCAATCAACGGTTAATACTTATGGACAG GTAGATATAATGTTCACCAATGCCGGAATCTTTAGTCCAACCGATCAAACTGTGTTGAAACTCGACATGTCCCAACTAGACCGTTTATTCACAATCAATGTTCGAGGAATGGCATTGTGTGTGAAACATGCCGCACATGCTATGGTGGAGGGGCGCATTAGGGGGAGTATTGTGTGCACGGGGAGTGTTCACAGTAGTCATGGATTCCTGAGGTCAACGGATTACACGATGTCAAAGCACGCAGTATTAGGGCTAATGCGTGCAGCCAGTGTGCAACTGGCTGCACACGGAATAAGAGTGAACTGTGTCTCACCGAATGGACTAGCGACACCTTTGACTTGTAAATTATTAGGGGTGAGTAAGGAAAAGGCACAAGAGACTTATAAGGGATATGCAAGACTTGAAGGAGTGGTGCTCACACCTAAGCATGTGGCAGATGTTGTATTGTTTTTAGCTTCGAATGATGCTGAGTTTGTCACCGGCCTTGATCTTAGTGTCGACGGTGGATTTGCTTATGGAAAATAG